The Onthophagus taurus isolate NC unplaced genomic scaffold, IU_Otau_3.0 ScKx7SY_22, whole genome shotgun sequence genome has a segment encoding these proteins:
- the LOC139432526 gene encoding uncharacterized protein: MPNQQGEEGSSGGAQVLGQLREFKLHVSDWNIYKARLNNYFLANTIENDDRKRAVLLNMLDEDAYRLVFNLCMPIVPELKSFDDIKEVMDGYFTPQTSIFAERIKFYESRKEKNEAVKDWATRVRSLAITCDFGDYLEVATRDKFITGFERGAVLDRLLEEKLTVTFLKAVEIAESKMAAQDSFNIQIKKEEVYTVRGTGTGGKRARHGTNGERHHQRQSSDGAEEYQQRRRQNFTKNNRGGAVRFKVCGYEGHVKDKCNYRNYFCKICNKKGHLARVCRQRIGRTNFVNDETADDIVLYNVNTFKSVAPYFLNLIIMGKPFNFQIDTGSSLSLISEELYKQQFPNVPLCDNKVKSWFKSFNG, from the coding sequence atgccAAATCAGCAAGGAGAGGAAGGTTCGAGCGGCGGAGCACAGGTATTGGGCCAGTTACGCGAATTTAAACTCCATGTATCTGATTGGAATATTTACAAAGCAcgtctcaataattattttctggCTAACACAATAGAAAATGACGATAGGAAAAGAGCGGTGCTACTTAATATGCTGGACGAAGACGCCTACAGGCTCGTGTTTAATTTATGTATGCCGATTGTACCGGAATTAAAATCCTTCGATGATATAAAAGAGGTAATGGATGGATATTTTACGCCGCAGACGTCGATTTTTGCAGAAAGGATAAAATTCTACGAGTCgcggaaagaaaaaaatgaagctGTTAAAGATTGGGCAACACGTGTTAGGAGTTTAGCGATCACGTGCGATTTCGGCGATTATCTGGAGGTAGCAACAAGAGATAAATTCATCACTGGATTCGAAAGGGGTGCAGTGCTCGATCGTTTGCTGGAAGAAAAGTTAACAGTGACATTTTTAAAAGCGGTCGAAATAGCAGAATCGAAAATGGCTGCTCAAGATTCCTTTAATATCCAAATCAAGAAAGAAGAGGTTTATACTGTCCGAGGAACCGGTACAGGAGGAAAACGCGCAAGACATGGTACGAATGGGGAACGTCATCATCAACGTCAGAGCAGCGACGGCGCAGAAGAGTATCAACAAAGAAGACGTCAAAATTTTACGAAGAATAATCGTGGAGGAGCCGTAAGATTCAAAGTATGCGGTTACGAAGGACATGTAAAAGATAAGTGCAATTAtcgtaattatttttgtaaaatttgcaataaaaaaggCCATTTAGCTAGAGTTTGTAGACAGAGAATCGGTAgaacaaattttgtaaatGATGAAACAGCTGATGACATCGTGTTGTACAATGTAAACACATTTAAATCCGTAGCTCcgtattttttgaatttaataataatgggtaaaccatttaattttcaaatcgaCACAGGATCGTCGTTATCGCTAATTTCGGAAGAATTGTATAAACAACAATTTCCAAATGTGCCGTTATGCGACAATAAAGTAAAGAGTtggtttaaaagttttaatggtTAA